A single region of the Candidatus Neptunochlamydia sp. REUL1 genome encodes:
- a CDS encoding transposase, whose product MQQVEMICLEDLVPESHNYRKFSKIWSFNSVEKRLQKLEKKNPHKGHGLLRLFKCLLLQFMENCSDRELERFIQENTAARWFCGFNLRDKTPDHTVFCQLRKKIGTNTLSKIFADLRDQLKAQGLMSEVFTFVDATHLIAKANLWEERDKAIEEKYEKLNNENISQFSADVQAKIGCKGKNKYWYGYKQHTSVDMQTGLINKVAITPANITDAAGFKHVCPSHGASYADKGYCINPAPRVAKTKGVHLSAIKKNNMKGKNKDQDRWYSFVRAPHERVFSQREKRVRYRGIAKNQFVGFMQAICYNLKRLAVLDPPNLCLS is encoded by the coding sequence ATGCAACAAGTTGAAATGATCTGTCTAGAAGATTTAGTTCCAGAAAGCCATAACTACCGCAAGTTTTCCAAGATTTGGTCATTCAATTCTGTGGAGAAAAGACTCCAAAAACTGGAGAAGAAAAATCCCCATAAGGGGCACGGATTGCTTCGATTATTCAAGTGTTTATTGCTGCAGTTTATGGAGAACTGCAGCGATAGAGAATTGGAACGCTTTATCCAAGAAAATACTGCAGCTCGATGGTTTTGTGGGTTTAATCTCAGGGATAAGACCCCAGATCACACAGTCTTTTGCCAACTTAGAAAAAAGATAGGGACCAATACCTTGTCCAAGATTTTTGCTGACCTAAGAGATCAGTTAAAAGCACAAGGACTTATGAGTGAAGTTTTTACTTTTGTTGACGCAACTCATTTAATCGCTAAGGCAAACTTATGGGAAGAAAGAGATAAAGCGATTGAAGAAAAATATGAGAAGCTAAACAACGAAAACATCTCTCAATTTTCTGCAGACGTCCAGGCAAAGATTGGTTGTAAAGGGAAGAATAAATACTGGTACGGTTATAAGCAGCATACCAGTGTGGATATGCAAACAGGGTTGATTAACAAGGTTGCGATTACTCCAGCGAATATCACAGACGCTGCAGGTTTCAAGCACGTGTGTCCATCTCATGGGGCTAGCTATGCGGATAAAGGGTATTGTATCAATCCTGCACCTAGAGTAGCGAAGACAAAGGGGGTACATCTAAGTGCTATAAAAAAGAATAACATGAAAGGTAAAAACAAAGATCAGGATCGATGGTACAGCTTTGTAAGAGCTCCTCATGAGAGGGTCTTTTCGCAGAGAGAAAAACGGGTTCGGTACCGAGGAATTGCGAAAAATCAGTTTGTGGGTTTTATGCAGGCCATTTGCTACAACCTGAAGAGGCTCGCGGTTCTAGATCCCCCAAATTTGTGTCTCTCCTAG
- a CDS encoding IS30 family transposase — protein MSRVLSYFLNFVHGCSLRIDLPREWILKGGFKTIFPSVINDVKMVCFDAYDEKAKERRYRASHRKLKMTGAIVSTIEEKLKMQWSPEQISGWLKKEGYTKCVSHETVYKYIWANKRIGGSLYKELRHKGKKYNKRSKGTSGRGCIPGRIDIDERPDIVEEKVRLGDWELDTIIGSGQSGAIVSMIDRASKLTKLAKVSQKTAKEVKDALVQKLSPLQNFVLTLTADNGKEFANHKEVSRCLETSFYFAKPYHSWERGLNEHTNGLVRQYLPKGKRFDDVSTQSLMEVELLLNNRPRKVLNFSTPLGDCLELRDFRGFRM, from the coding sequence ATGTCTCGAGTCTTATCCTATTTTTTAAATTTTGTTCATGGTTGCTCTTTAAGAATTGATCTCCCTAGGGAATGGATCCTAAAGGGAGGGTTTAAAACAATCTTCCCCTCAGTAATCAATGACGTCAAGATGGTCTGTTTTGACGCTTACGATGAAAAAGCAAAAGAGCGACGCTATAGAGCAAGTCATCGGAAGTTAAAGATGACAGGTGCAATAGTTTCCACAATTGAGGAAAAGTTGAAGATGCAGTGGAGCCCTGAGCAAATATCGGGCTGGCTTAAGAAGGAAGGATATACGAAATGTGTCAGCCATGAGACTGTTTATAAGTACATCTGGGCCAATAAGCGGATAGGAGGATCATTGTATAAAGAGCTTAGACACAAAGGTAAAAAATACAACAAGCGAAGTAAAGGAACATCTGGCCGAGGGTGCATTCCCGGAAGAATAGACATTGATGAAAGACCAGATATTGTAGAAGAGAAAGTCCGACTTGGTGACTGGGAACTTGATACGATTATAGGCTCTGGACAAAGCGGGGCGATAGTCTCCATGATTGACAGAGCTTCTAAACTGACAAAACTTGCAAAGGTATCCCAGAAAACTGCAAAAGAGGTGAAGGATGCGCTAGTTCAAAAACTGAGCCCCCTTCAAAACTTTGTTTTAACGTTAACAGCGGATAATGGGAAGGAGTTTGCTAATCACAAAGAGGTGAGCCGTTGCCTTGAGACAAGTTTTTATTTTGCAAAGCCTTATCATTCTTGGGAAAGGGGGCTTAATGAACATACAAATGGCCTAGTTCGACAGTATCTTCCTAAAGGCAAGAGATTTGATGATGTTTCAACACAGAGTCTTATGGAGGTTGAGTTATTGCTTAACAATAGACCAAGAAAAGTGTTAAACTTCTCGACACCATTAGGGGACTGTTTAGAACTGAGAGATTTTAGGGGGTTCAGGATGTAA